One part of the Magallana gigas chromosome 5, xbMagGiga1.1, whole genome shotgun sequence genome encodes these proteins:
- the LOC105337607 gene encoding dentin matrix acidic phosphoprotein 1 isoform X3 — protein sequence MSDTEKDIEDNNRHENSSDSKNESESKTEESPSKKEESTPQKPLSAAAPKEEQPAPQKAPVANTEKTKEKDDKKEQQKSKEEADDEQRHTADDKEKDDDTGARKVTFDSHGDNSNESKTQVDPSAENNDMLKNKNGTENKQQDKEAEKGNNMDLVDLERIESENQTVNTETRDSNSNTEPEQNSKRKGSPEPEQSKHVTESTSKDNDNKENNGDKNKSEEKGGDGYVPLDQLWSSPKREFKGSERQYSTVSSSSYLERKRSEEKAKTESQTESDGSEKRVERQYSSVSTSSYLERKKSEEKARAESQTESDEPGKRVERQYSTVSTSSYLERKRLEEKARTESQTESGEPEKRPERKYSSVSTSSYLERKRSEERAKAASQTESEKPEEQRDDSVKETSLNSSDNKTLIQPIGDTKDSKEDDGKNEERKPNVVEPSKANDEDDAKDVSDYNKEARNSKESSNAQRRVSDSENTSESCGSPKQKDQSKTDYSQNETEEATNEKKIADRDRKNEVDEDDWRYEDKISDNDDNRENEEVTIPIAHQEDEYNEKKFDSESEDDISVHDTTQYKEEPQREPEQEPVKQTKEPQTKKKKDQPKKGSYPSPSPRPSSQPNRNTQRPVARSAQPTSRPGESRRALSPAQMKSPRNQSTPRSRQRPKTTPGGPRVHSRIGSEDGQKRQKEFFKAELTRLQRSLKDESSKISKPKHREHYPFVWTSLEPYYNTYVARFLIDAQEEAIYHPITRKTPAEDPQPGYVSRNTAIGLCDPWTDLRMDRELLPRLETPSKKSRAKGQQNAKKGKKEKPPKQGSTRLPKFPVVEFSSGKENATKCFPYSEVPKFRQEVMGRYKHDAPKKVNADYSRTKDDFYRMDLDRLDEVHPINRRHMRKAYFAYLQNTPGSKKAIKECVKDLNGEQEQKVH from the exons ATGTCGGATACAGAG aaaGACATTGAAGACAACAACCGCCACGAGAATTCCTCCGATTCTAAAAACGAATCGGAATCTAAAACAGAAGAAAGTCCTTCGAAGAAAGAGGAATCCACTCCTCAAAAGCCTTTATCAGCTGCGGCGCCTAAGGAGGAGCAACCTGCTCCTCAAAAGGCTCCTGTAGCAAACACCGAGAAGACG AAAGAAAAAGATGACAAAAAGGAGCAGCAGAAGTCAAAGGAGGAAGCAGACGATGAGCAGAGACATACAGCAGACGACAAGGAAAAGGATGACGACACGG GTGCGCGTAAGGTAACTTTCGATTCTCATGGTGATAACTCCAATGAAAGCAAAACTCAAGTTGATCCAAGCGCAGAGAATAATGATatgcttaaaaataaaaatggaacaGAGAACAAACAACAAGATAAAGAAGCAGAGAAAGGCAATAACATGGACTTAGTGGATTTAGAACGTATAGAAAGTGAGAACCAGACTGTTAACACAGAAACTCGTGATTCAAACTCAAATACTGAACCCGAACAAAATTCCAAACGCAAAGGCTCCCCAGAGCCCGAGCAATCCAAACACGTTACAGAATCTACGTCTAAGGACAATgacaataaagaaaataatggtgataaaaataaaagtgaagAGAAAGGAGGCGACGGATATGTGCCATTGGACCAATTATGGTCCAGTCCCAAGAGGGAATTCAAAGGATCGGAACGCCAGTACAGTACTGTATCATCCTCGTCTTATCTTGAACGGAAAAGATCTGAAGAAAAAGCAAAGACAGAGTCTCAAACAGAATCTGATGGGTCTGAAAAAAGAGTGGAGCGACAGTACAGTTCTGTATCAACCTCGTCTTACCTCGAACGGAAAAAATCAGAAGAAAAAGCAAGGGCAGAGTCTCAAACAGAATCAGATGAACCTGGAAAAAGAGTGGAGCGCCAGTACAGTACTGTGTCAACTTCTTCTTACCTTGAAAGGAAAAGGTTAGAAGAAAAAGCAAGGACAGAGTCTCAAACTGAATCAGGTGAACCTGAAAAAAGACCGGAACGCAAATACAGTTCTGTATCAACCTCCTCTTATCTTGAAAGGAAAAGATCAGAAGAAAGAGCAAAAGCAGCTTCTCAAACTGAATCAGAGAAACCCGAGGAACAGAGGGATGATAGTGTGAAAGAAACTAGTCTTAATTCAAGTGACAATAAAACGTTAATTCAACCTATTGGTGATACAAAAGACAGCAAAGAAGATGATGGTAAAAACGAAGAAAGAAAGCCAAATGTTGTTGAACCGTCAAAAGCTAATGATGAAGATGATGCCAAAGATGTTTCTGATTATAATAAAGAAGCACGAAATTCAAAAGAGTCGTCTAACGCTCAACGAAGAGTGTCTGACAGTGAAAATACATCAGAATCTTGCGGTTCTCCAAAACAAAAAGATCAATCGAAAACCGATTATTCCCAAAACGAAACGGAGGAAGCTACGAATGAGAAAAAAATCGCAGATAGAGATAGGAAAAACGAGGTTGATGAAGATGACTGGCGATATGAAGATAAAATTTCTGACAATGATGATAATAGAGAAAACGAGGAGGTGACGATCCCCATTGCTCATCAAGAAGATGAATACAACGAGAAGAAATTCGATTCCGAATCGGAAGACGACATATCAGTGCATGACACTACACAATACAAGGAAGAGCCTCAAAGGGAACCCGAGCAAGAACCTGTAAAACAAACCAAAGAACCACAGACGAAGAAGAAGAAAGACCAGCCAAAGAAAGGTTCCTATCCCTCCCCCTCCCCACGGCCTTCTTCCCAACCCAACAGGAACACTCAGAGACCGGTAGCTCGGAGTGCCCAGCCAACCAGTCGACCCGGCGAATCCCGCAGAGCTCTCTCCCCCGCTCAGATGAAGTCTCCTAGAAATCAAAGCACTCCTAGATCACGACAGAGACCAAAGACCACGCCAGGGGGACCACGAGTTCACTCGAGAATAG GTTCAGAAGATGGACAGAAAAGACAGAAGGAGTTCTTCAAAGCAGAGCTGACCAGGCTACAGAGAAGCCTGAAGGACGAATCATCCAAAATATCCAAACCCAAACA TAGAGAACACTACCCGTTTGTGTGGACTAGTCTCGAGCCTTACTACAATACATACGTGGCTCGCTTTTTGATCGATGCT CAAGAAGAAGCCATTTACCACCCTATTACACGGAAAACCCCC GCGGAGGACCCCCAGCCCGGATACGTCAGCAGGAACACCGCAATCGGACTCTGCGATCCATGGACTGACCTCCGGATGGACCGGGAACTCTTGCCGCGGTTGGAAACTCCCTCGAAGAAGTCCCGGGCGAAGGGCCAACAGAATGC caaaaaggGTAAAAAGGAGAAACCACCAAAACAGGGAAGCACCCGACTGCCAAAGTTCCCAGTGGTGGAATTCTCCTCCGGCAAAGAAAACGCCACCAAATGTTTCCCGTACAGCGAAGTGCCCAAATTTAG gCAGGAGGTCATGGGTCGCTACAAGCATGATGCTCCCAAAAAGGTGAATGCCGACTACAGTCGAACCAAGGACGACTTTTACCGCATGGATTTGGACAGACTTGACGAGGTCCATCCTATTAACCGCCGGCACATGCGCAAAGCCTACTTTGCTTACCTTCAGAATACGCCCGGGTCGAAGAAGGCGATCAAAGAATGTGTGAAAGACCTGAACGGCGAGCAAGAGCAGAAAGTTCACTGA
- the LOC105337607 gene encoding micronuclear linker histone polyprotein isoform X1, with amino-acid sequence MSDTEKDIEDNNRHENSSDSKNESESKTEESPSKKEESTPQKPLSAAAPKEEQPAPQKAPVANTEKTKEKDDKKEQQKSKEEADDEQRHTADDKEKDDDTGARKVTFDSHGDNSNESKTQVDPSAENNDMLKNKNGTENKQQDKEAEKGNNMDLVDLERIESENQTVNTETRDSNSNTEPEQNSKRKGSPEPEQSKHVTESTSKDNDNKENNGDKNKSEEKGGDGYVPLDQLWSSPKREFKGSERQYSTVSSSSYLERKRSEEKAKTESQTESDGSEKRVERQYSSVSTSSYLERKKSEEKARAESQTESDEPGKRVERQYSTVSTSSYLERKRLEEKARTESQTESGEPEKRPERKYSSVSTSSYLERKRSEERAKAASQTESEKPEEQRDDSVKETSLNSSDNKTLIQPIGDTKDSKEDDGKNEERKPNVVEPSKANDEDDAKDVSDYNKEARNSKESSNAQRRVSDSENTSESCGSPKQKDQSKTDYSQNETEEATNEKKIADRDRKNEVDEDDWRYEDKISDNDDNRENEEVTIPIAHQEDEYNEKKFDSESEDDISVHDTTQYKEEPQREPEQEPVKQTKEPQTKKKKDQPKKGSYPSPSPRPSSQPNRNTQRPVARSAQPTSRPGESRRALSPAQMKSPRNQSTPRSRQRPKTTPGGPRVHSRIGSEDGQKRQKEFFKAELTRLQRSLKDESSKISKPKHREHYPFVWTSLEPYYNTYVARFLIDAQEEAIYHPITRKTPSETERPVSRARPISRGKLYAEDPQPGYVSRNTAIGLCDPWTDLRMDRELLPRLETPSKKSRAKGQQNAKKGKKEKPPKQGSTRLPKFPVVEFSSGKENATKCFPYSEVPKFRQEVMGRYKHDAPKKVNADYSRTKDDFYRMDLDRLDEVHPINRRHMRKAYFAYLQNTPGSKKAIKECVKDLNGEQEQKVH; translated from the exons ATGTCGGATACAGAG aaaGACATTGAAGACAACAACCGCCACGAGAATTCCTCCGATTCTAAAAACGAATCGGAATCTAAAACAGAAGAAAGTCCTTCGAAGAAAGAGGAATCCACTCCTCAAAAGCCTTTATCAGCTGCGGCGCCTAAGGAGGAGCAACCTGCTCCTCAAAAGGCTCCTGTAGCAAACACCGAGAAGACG AAAGAAAAAGATGACAAAAAGGAGCAGCAGAAGTCAAAGGAGGAAGCAGACGATGAGCAGAGACATACAGCAGACGACAAGGAAAAGGATGACGACACGG GTGCGCGTAAGGTAACTTTCGATTCTCATGGTGATAACTCCAATGAAAGCAAAACTCAAGTTGATCCAAGCGCAGAGAATAATGATatgcttaaaaataaaaatggaacaGAGAACAAACAACAAGATAAAGAAGCAGAGAAAGGCAATAACATGGACTTAGTGGATTTAGAACGTATAGAAAGTGAGAACCAGACTGTTAACACAGAAACTCGTGATTCAAACTCAAATACTGAACCCGAACAAAATTCCAAACGCAAAGGCTCCCCAGAGCCCGAGCAATCCAAACACGTTACAGAATCTACGTCTAAGGACAATgacaataaagaaaataatggtgataaaaataaaagtgaagAGAAAGGAGGCGACGGATATGTGCCATTGGACCAATTATGGTCCAGTCCCAAGAGGGAATTCAAAGGATCGGAACGCCAGTACAGTACTGTATCATCCTCGTCTTATCTTGAACGGAAAAGATCTGAAGAAAAAGCAAAGACAGAGTCTCAAACAGAATCTGATGGGTCTGAAAAAAGAGTGGAGCGACAGTACAGTTCTGTATCAACCTCGTCTTACCTCGAACGGAAAAAATCAGAAGAAAAAGCAAGGGCAGAGTCTCAAACAGAATCAGATGAACCTGGAAAAAGAGTGGAGCGCCAGTACAGTACTGTGTCAACTTCTTCTTACCTTGAAAGGAAAAGGTTAGAAGAAAAAGCAAGGACAGAGTCTCAAACTGAATCAGGTGAACCTGAAAAAAGACCGGAACGCAAATACAGTTCTGTATCAACCTCCTCTTATCTTGAAAGGAAAAGATCAGAAGAAAGAGCAAAAGCAGCTTCTCAAACTGAATCAGAGAAACCCGAGGAACAGAGGGATGATAGTGTGAAAGAAACTAGTCTTAATTCAAGTGACAATAAAACGTTAATTCAACCTATTGGTGATACAAAAGACAGCAAAGAAGATGATGGTAAAAACGAAGAAAGAAAGCCAAATGTTGTTGAACCGTCAAAAGCTAATGATGAAGATGATGCCAAAGATGTTTCTGATTATAATAAAGAAGCACGAAATTCAAAAGAGTCGTCTAACGCTCAACGAAGAGTGTCTGACAGTGAAAATACATCAGAATCTTGCGGTTCTCCAAAACAAAAAGATCAATCGAAAACCGATTATTCCCAAAACGAAACGGAGGAAGCTACGAATGAGAAAAAAATCGCAGATAGAGATAGGAAAAACGAGGTTGATGAAGATGACTGGCGATATGAAGATAAAATTTCTGACAATGATGATAATAGAGAAAACGAGGAGGTGACGATCCCCATTGCTCATCAAGAAGATGAATACAACGAGAAGAAATTCGATTCCGAATCGGAAGACGACATATCAGTGCATGACACTACACAATACAAGGAAGAGCCTCAAAGGGAACCCGAGCAAGAACCTGTAAAACAAACCAAAGAACCACAGACGAAGAAGAAGAAAGACCAGCCAAAGAAAGGTTCCTATCCCTCCCCCTCCCCACGGCCTTCTTCCCAACCCAACAGGAACACTCAGAGACCGGTAGCTCGGAGTGCCCAGCCAACCAGTCGACCCGGCGAATCCCGCAGAGCTCTCTCCCCCGCTCAGATGAAGTCTCCTAGAAATCAAAGCACTCCTAGATCACGACAGAGACCAAAGACCACGCCAGGGGGACCACGAGTTCACTCGAGAATAG GTTCAGAAGATGGACAGAAAAGACAGAAGGAGTTCTTCAAAGCAGAGCTGACCAGGCTACAGAGAAGCCTGAAGGACGAATCATCCAAAATATCCAAACCCAAACA TAGAGAACACTACCCGTTTGTGTGGACTAGTCTCGAGCCTTACTACAATACATACGTGGCTCGCTTTTTGATCGATGCT CAAGAAGAAGCCATTTACCACCCTATTACACGGAAAACCCCC TCGGAGACTGAGCGACCTGTCAGCCGCGCCCGACCCATCAGTCGGGGCAAGCTCTAT GCGGAGGACCCCCAGCCCGGATACGTCAGCAGGAACACCGCAATCGGACTCTGCGATCCATGGACTGACCTCCGGATGGACCGGGAACTCTTGCCGCGGTTGGAAACTCCCTCGAAGAAGTCCCGGGCGAAGGGCCAACAGAATGC caaaaaggGTAAAAAGGAGAAACCACCAAAACAGGGAAGCACCCGACTGCCAAAGTTCCCAGTGGTGGAATTCTCCTCCGGCAAAGAAAACGCCACCAAATGTTTCCCGTACAGCGAAGTGCCCAAATTTAG gCAGGAGGTCATGGGTCGCTACAAGCATGATGCTCCCAAAAAGGTGAATGCCGACTACAGTCGAACCAAGGACGACTTTTACCGCATGGATTTGGACAGACTTGACGAGGTCCATCCTATTAACCGCCGGCACATGCGCAAAGCCTACTTTGCTTACCTTCAGAATACGCCCGGGTCGAAGAAGGCGATCAAAGAATGTGTGAAAGACCTGAACGGCGAGCAAGAGCAGAAAGTTCACTGA
- the LOC105337607 gene encoding dentin matrix acidic phosphoprotein 1 isoform X5, whose protein sequence is MSDTEKEKDDKKEQQKSKEEADDEQRHTADDKEKDDDTGARKVTFDSHGDNSNESKTQVDPSAENNDMLKNKNGTENKQQDKEAEKGNNMDLVDLERIESENQTVNTETRDSNSNTEPEQNSKRKGSPEPEQSKHVTESTSKDNDNKENNGDKNKSEEKGGDGYVPLDQLWSSPKREFKGSERQYSTVSSSSYLERKRSEEKAKTESQTESDGSEKRVERQYSSVSTSSYLERKKSEEKARAESQTESDEPGKRVERQYSTVSTSSYLERKRLEEKARTESQTESGEPEKRPERKYSSVSTSSYLERKRSEERAKAASQTESEKPEEQRDDSVKETSLNSSDNKTLIQPIGDTKDSKEDDGKNEERKPNVVEPSKANDEDDAKDVSDYNKEARNSKESSNAQRRVSDSENTSESCGSPKQKDQSKTDYSQNETEEATNEKKIADRDRKNEVDEDDWRYEDKISDNDDNRENEEVTIPIAHQEDEYNEKKFDSESEDDISVHDTTQYKEEPQREPEQEPVKQTKEPQTKKKKDQPKKGSYPSPSPRPSSQPNRNTQRPVARSAQPTSRPGESRRALSPAQMKSPRNQSTPRSRQRPKTTPGGPRVHSRIGSEDGQKRQKEFFKAELTRLQRSLKDESSKISKPKHREHYPFVWTSLEPYYNTYVARFLIDAQEEAIYHPITRKTPSETERPVSRARPISRGKLYAEDPQPGYVSRNTAIGLCDPWTDLRMDRELLPRLETPSKKSRAKGQQNAKKGKKEKPPKQGSTRLPKFPVVEFSSGKENATKCFPYSEVPKFRQEVMGRYKHDAPKKVNADYSRTKDDFYRMDLDRLDEVHPINRRHMRKAYFAYLQNTPGSKKAIKECVKDLNGEQEQKVH, encoded by the exons ATGTCGGATACAGAG AAAGAAAAAGATGACAAAAAGGAGCAGCAGAAGTCAAAGGAGGAAGCAGACGATGAGCAGAGACATACAGCAGACGACAAGGAAAAGGATGACGACACGG GTGCGCGTAAGGTAACTTTCGATTCTCATGGTGATAACTCCAATGAAAGCAAAACTCAAGTTGATCCAAGCGCAGAGAATAATGATatgcttaaaaataaaaatggaacaGAGAACAAACAACAAGATAAAGAAGCAGAGAAAGGCAATAACATGGACTTAGTGGATTTAGAACGTATAGAAAGTGAGAACCAGACTGTTAACACAGAAACTCGTGATTCAAACTCAAATACTGAACCCGAACAAAATTCCAAACGCAAAGGCTCCCCAGAGCCCGAGCAATCCAAACACGTTACAGAATCTACGTCTAAGGACAATgacaataaagaaaataatggtgataaaaataaaagtgaagAGAAAGGAGGCGACGGATATGTGCCATTGGACCAATTATGGTCCAGTCCCAAGAGGGAATTCAAAGGATCGGAACGCCAGTACAGTACTGTATCATCCTCGTCTTATCTTGAACGGAAAAGATCTGAAGAAAAAGCAAAGACAGAGTCTCAAACAGAATCTGATGGGTCTGAAAAAAGAGTGGAGCGACAGTACAGTTCTGTATCAACCTCGTCTTACCTCGAACGGAAAAAATCAGAAGAAAAAGCAAGGGCAGAGTCTCAAACAGAATCAGATGAACCTGGAAAAAGAGTGGAGCGCCAGTACAGTACTGTGTCAACTTCTTCTTACCTTGAAAGGAAAAGGTTAGAAGAAAAAGCAAGGACAGAGTCTCAAACTGAATCAGGTGAACCTGAAAAAAGACCGGAACGCAAATACAGTTCTGTATCAACCTCCTCTTATCTTGAAAGGAAAAGATCAGAAGAAAGAGCAAAAGCAGCTTCTCAAACTGAATCAGAGAAACCCGAGGAACAGAGGGATGATAGTGTGAAAGAAACTAGTCTTAATTCAAGTGACAATAAAACGTTAATTCAACCTATTGGTGATACAAAAGACAGCAAAGAAGATGATGGTAAAAACGAAGAAAGAAAGCCAAATGTTGTTGAACCGTCAAAAGCTAATGATGAAGATGATGCCAAAGATGTTTCTGATTATAATAAAGAAGCACGAAATTCAAAAGAGTCGTCTAACGCTCAACGAAGAGTGTCTGACAGTGAAAATACATCAGAATCTTGCGGTTCTCCAAAACAAAAAGATCAATCGAAAACCGATTATTCCCAAAACGAAACGGAGGAAGCTACGAATGAGAAAAAAATCGCAGATAGAGATAGGAAAAACGAGGTTGATGAAGATGACTGGCGATATGAAGATAAAATTTCTGACAATGATGATAATAGAGAAAACGAGGAGGTGACGATCCCCATTGCTCATCAAGAAGATGAATACAACGAGAAGAAATTCGATTCCGAATCGGAAGACGACATATCAGTGCATGACACTACACAATACAAGGAAGAGCCTCAAAGGGAACCCGAGCAAGAACCTGTAAAACAAACCAAAGAACCACAGACGAAGAAGAAGAAAGACCAGCCAAAGAAAGGTTCCTATCCCTCCCCCTCCCCACGGCCTTCTTCCCAACCCAACAGGAACACTCAGAGACCGGTAGCTCGGAGTGCCCAGCCAACCAGTCGACCCGGCGAATCCCGCAGAGCTCTCTCCCCCGCTCAGATGAAGTCTCCTAGAAATCAAAGCACTCCTAGATCACGACAGAGACCAAAGACCACGCCAGGGGGACCACGAGTTCACTCGAGAATAG GTTCAGAAGATGGACAGAAAAGACAGAAGGAGTTCTTCAAAGCAGAGCTGACCAGGCTACAGAGAAGCCTGAAGGACGAATCATCCAAAATATCCAAACCCAAACA TAGAGAACACTACCCGTTTGTGTGGACTAGTCTCGAGCCTTACTACAATACATACGTGGCTCGCTTTTTGATCGATGCT CAAGAAGAAGCCATTTACCACCCTATTACACGGAAAACCCCC TCGGAGACTGAGCGACCTGTCAGCCGCGCCCGACCCATCAGTCGGGGCAAGCTCTAT GCGGAGGACCCCCAGCCCGGATACGTCAGCAGGAACACCGCAATCGGACTCTGCGATCCATGGACTGACCTCCGGATGGACCGGGAACTCTTGCCGCGGTTGGAAACTCCCTCGAAGAAGTCCCGGGCGAAGGGCCAACAGAATGC caaaaaggGTAAAAAGGAGAAACCACCAAAACAGGGAAGCACCCGACTGCCAAAGTTCCCAGTGGTGGAATTCTCCTCCGGCAAAGAAAACGCCACCAAATGTTTCCCGTACAGCGAAGTGCCCAAATTTAG gCAGGAGGTCATGGGTCGCTACAAGCATGATGCTCCCAAAAAGGTGAATGCCGACTACAGTCGAACCAAGGACGACTTTTACCGCATGGATTTGGACAGACTTGACGAGGTCCATCCTATTAACCGCCGGCACATGCGCAAAGCCTACTTTGCTTACCTTCAGAATACGCCCGGGTCGAAGAAGGCGATCAAAGAATGTGTGAAAGACCTGAACGGCGAGCAAGAGCAGAAAGTTCACTGA
- the LOC105337607 gene encoding dentin matrix acidic phosphoprotein 1 isoform X2, with translation MSDTEKDIEDNNRHENSSDSKNESESKTEESPSKKEESTPQKPLSAAAPKEEQPAPQKAPVANTEKTKEKDDKKEQQKSKEEADDEQRHTADDKEKDDDTGARKVTFDSHGDNSNESKTQVDPSAENNDMLKNKNGTENKQQDKEAEKGNNMDLVDLERIESENQTVNTETRDSNSNTEPEQNSKRKGSPEPEQSKHVTESTSKDNDNKENNGDKNKSEEKGGDGYVPLDQLWSSPKREFKGSERQYSTVSSSSYLERKRSEEKAKTESQTESDGSEKRVERQYSSVSTSSYLERKKSEEKARAESQTESDEPGKRVERQYSTVSTSSYLERKRLEEKARTESQTESGEPEKRPERKYSSVSTSSYLERKRSEERAKAASQTESEKPEEQRDDSVKETSLNSSDNKTLIQPIGDTKDSKEDDGKNEERKPNVVEPSKANDEDDAKDVSDYNKEARNSKESSNAQRRVSDSENTSESCGSPKQKDQSKTDYSQNETEEATNEKKIADRDRKNEVDEDDWRYEDKISDNDDNRENEEVTIPIAHQEDEYNEKKFDSESEDDISVHDTTQYKEEPQREPEQEPVKQTKEPQTKKKKDQPKKGSYPSPSPRPSSQPNRNTQRPVARSAQPTSRPGESRRALSPAQMKSPRNQSTPRSRQRPKTTPGGPRVHSRIGSEDGQKRQKEFFKAELTRLQRSLKDESSKISKPKHREHYPFVWTSLEPYYNTYVARFLIDASETERPVSRARPISRGKLYAEDPQPGYVSRNTAIGLCDPWTDLRMDRELLPRLETPSKKSRAKGQQNAKKGKKEKPPKQGSTRLPKFPVVEFSSGKENATKCFPYSEVPKFRQEVMGRYKHDAPKKVNADYSRTKDDFYRMDLDRLDEVHPINRRHMRKAYFAYLQNTPGSKKAIKECVKDLNGEQEQKVH, from the exons ATGTCGGATACAGAG aaaGACATTGAAGACAACAACCGCCACGAGAATTCCTCCGATTCTAAAAACGAATCGGAATCTAAAACAGAAGAAAGTCCTTCGAAGAAAGAGGAATCCACTCCTCAAAAGCCTTTATCAGCTGCGGCGCCTAAGGAGGAGCAACCTGCTCCTCAAAAGGCTCCTGTAGCAAACACCGAGAAGACG AAAGAAAAAGATGACAAAAAGGAGCAGCAGAAGTCAAAGGAGGAAGCAGACGATGAGCAGAGACATACAGCAGACGACAAGGAAAAGGATGACGACACGG GTGCGCGTAAGGTAACTTTCGATTCTCATGGTGATAACTCCAATGAAAGCAAAACTCAAGTTGATCCAAGCGCAGAGAATAATGATatgcttaaaaataaaaatggaacaGAGAACAAACAACAAGATAAAGAAGCAGAGAAAGGCAATAACATGGACTTAGTGGATTTAGAACGTATAGAAAGTGAGAACCAGACTGTTAACACAGAAACTCGTGATTCAAACTCAAATACTGAACCCGAACAAAATTCCAAACGCAAAGGCTCCCCAGAGCCCGAGCAATCCAAACACGTTACAGAATCTACGTCTAAGGACAATgacaataaagaaaataatggtgataaaaataaaagtgaagAGAAAGGAGGCGACGGATATGTGCCATTGGACCAATTATGGTCCAGTCCCAAGAGGGAATTCAAAGGATCGGAACGCCAGTACAGTACTGTATCATCCTCGTCTTATCTTGAACGGAAAAGATCTGAAGAAAAAGCAAAGACAGAGTCTCAAACAGAATCTGATGGGTCTGAAAAAAGAGTGGAGCGACAGTACAGTTCTGTATCAACCTCGTCTTACCTCGAACGGAAAAAATCAGAAGAAAAAGCAAGGGCAGAGTCTCAAACAGAATCAGATGAACCTGGAAAAAGAGTGGAGCGCCAGTACAGTACTGTGTCAACTTCTTCTTACCTTGAAAGGAAAAGGTTAGAAGAAAAAGCAAGGACAGAGTCTCAAACTGAATCAGGTGAACCTGAAAAAAGACCGGAACGCAAATACAGTTCTGTATCAACCTCCTCTTATCTTGAAAGGAAAAGATCAGAAGAAAGAGCAAAAGCAGCTTCTCAAACTGAATCAGAGAAACCCGAGGAACAGAGGGATGATAGTGTGAAAGAAACTAGTCTTAATTCAAGTGACAATAAAACGTTAATTCAACCTATTGGTGATACAAAAGACAGCAAAGAAGATGATGGTAAAAACGAAGAAAGAAAGCCAAATGTTGTTGAACCGTCAAAAGCTAATGATGAAGATGATGCCAAAGATGTTTCTGATTATAATAAAGAAGCACGAAATTCAAAAGAGTCGTCTAACGCTCAACGAAGAGTGTCTGACAGTGAAAATACATCAGAATCTTGCGGTTCTCCAAAACAAAAAGATCAATCGAAAACCGATTATTCCCAAAACGAAACGGAGGAAGCTACGAATGAGAAAAAAATCGCAGATAGAGATAGGAAAAACGAGGTTGATGAAGATGACTGGCGATATGAAGATAAAATTTCTGACAATGATGATAATAGAGAAAACGAGGAGGTGACGATCCCCATTGCTCATCAAGAAGATGAATACAACGAGAAGAAATTCGATTCCGAATCGGAAGACGACATATCAGTGCATGACACTACACAATACAAGGAAGAGCCTCAAAGGGAACCCGAGCAAGAACCTGTAAAACAAACCAAAGAACCACAGACGAAGAAGAAGAAAGACCAGCCAAAGAAAGGTTCCTATCCCTCCCCCTCCCCACGGCCTTCTTCCCAACCCAACAGGAACACTCAGAGACCGGTAGCTCGGAGTGCCCAGCCAACCAGTCGACCCGGCGAATCCCGCAGAGCTCTCTCCCCCGCTCAGATGAAGTCTCCTAGAAATCAAAGCACTCCTAGATCACGACAGAGACCAAAGACCACGCCAGGGGGACCACGAGTTCACTCGAGAATAG GTTCAGAAGATGGACAGAAAAGACAGAAGGAGTTCTTCAAAGCAGAGCTGACCAGGCTACAGAGAAGCCTGAAGGACGAATCATCCAAAATATCCAAACCCAAACA TAGAGAACACTACCCGTTTGTGTGGACTAGTCTCGAGCCTTACTACAATACATACGTGGCTCGCTTTTTGATCGATGCT TCGGAGACTGAGCGACCTGTCAGCCGCGCCCGACCCATCAGTCGGGGCAAGCTCTAT GCGGAGGACCCCCAGCCCGGATACGTCAGCAGGAACACCGCAATCGGACTCTGCGATCCATGGACTGACCTCCGGATGGACCGGGAACTCTTGCCGCGGTTGGAAACTCCCTCGAAGAAGTCCCGGGCGAAGGGCCAACAGAATGC caaaaaggGTAAAAAGGAGAAACCACCAAAACAGGGAAGCACCCGACTGCCAAAGTTCCCAGTGGTGGAATTCTCCTCCGGCAAAGAAAACGCCACCAAATGTTTCCCGTACAGCGAAGTGCCCAAATTTAG gCAGGAGGTCATGGGTCGCTACAAGCATGATGCTCCCAAAAAGGTGAATGCCGACTACAGTCGAACCAAGGACGACTTTTACCGCATGGATTTGGACAGACTTGACGAGGTCCATCCTATTAACCGCCGGCACATGCGCAAAGCCTACTTTGCTTACCTTCAGAATACGCCCGGGTCGAAGAAGGCGATCAAAGAATGTGTGAAAGACCTGAACGGCGAGCAAGAGCAGAAAGTTCACTGA